From a single Streptomyces sp. 1331.2 genomic region:
- a CDS encoding SCO3242 family prenyltransferase, with amino-acid sequence MSVTARTWLDLVRAPAALTVLGDTVAGAVAAGRPLRGRRLALPLASVALYWSGMALNDWADRAVDARERPERPIPSGRIEPETALATAAGLGLTGLALAGLAGGADALRIAVPLTAAVWAYDTVLKPTPAAPLGMAACRGLDVLLGAGAAHWRAAGAPALALATHTLGVTALSRGEVDGGRATDRRIALAATVSTALLAGTGRAASVRHRTAGALCTLGYAAATGSAQLASGQQQLAKAKADAEPKADAEPGSDAEPGSARTARAAAAVRRATVAGIHGMLPLQAGLAARLGSLPAAALVLTALPLARRLSARRSPT; translated from the coding sequence ATGAGCGTCACCGCACGCACCTGGCTGGACCTCGTCCGGGCACCCGCCGCGCTCACCGTCCTCGGGGACACCGTGGCGGGCGCGGTCGCGGCGGGCCGTCCGCTGCGCGGCCGGCGGCTGGCCCTGCCGCTCGCCTCGGTCGCCCTCTACTGGTCCGGGATGGCGCTGAACGACTGGGCGGACCGGGCGGTCGACGCGCGGGAGCGCCCCGAACGCCCCATCCCCTCCGGCCGGATCGAACCCGAGACCGCGCTCGCGACGGCCGCCGGGCTCGGCCTCACCGGACTGGCCCTGGCCGGCCTCGCGGGCGGCGCCGACGCGCTGCGGATCGCCGTCCCGCTCACCGCGGCGGTCTGGGCCTACGACACCGTGCTGAAGCCGACCCCGGCCGCGCCGCTGGGCATGGCGGCCTGCCGCGGCCTGGACGTCCTGCTCGGCGCCGGAGCCGCACACTGGCGGGCGGCCGGGGCCCCGGCCCTGGCGCTGGCCACCCACACCCTCGGGGTGACCGCGCTCTCCCGCGGCGAGGTGGACGGCGGCCGCGCCACCGACCGCCGGATCGCCCTGGCCGCCACCGTCTCCACCGCACTGCTGGCCGGCACCGGCCGGGCCGCCTCGGTACGGCACCGGACGGCCGGGGCGCTCTGCACCCTCGGGTACGCGGCCGCCACCGGAAGCGCCCAACTCGCCTCCGGGCAGCAGCAATTGGCGAAGGCCAAGGCCGACGCCGAGCCCAAGGCCGACGCCGAGCCCGGGTCCGACGCCGAGCCCGGATCGGCCCGGACCGCCCGAGCCGCGGCAGCCGTCCGGCGCGCCACCGTGGCCGGCATCCACGGCATGCTGCCGCTGCAGGCCGGACTGGCCGCCCGGCTGGGCTCGCTGCCGGCCGCGGCGCTGGTGCTCACCGCCCTGCCGCTCGCCCGGCGGCTGTCGGCCCGCCGGAGCCCGACATGA
- a CDS encoding inositol-3-phosphate synthase, protein MAGRSGLWLIGGRGSVATTAVCGLAALRAGLVPATGSVSERLGLDPAVFPGWSELVTGGHDLVPTPLGKRAEELAAAGVLPGWLPSAVAEELDAADREIRRGYDPADPADQPPTQAEAAARLAADIAEFRRSHGLERVVVVNVSSTEPPLPPAPELADLAALEPALAQAGRRVLGPSALAAYAAFSADCPYVDFTPSPGLRIPAVTELADRRGLPYAGCDGKTGETLLRSALAPMFIARGLRVRSWAGTNLLGGGDGANLGQEGRAQGKLAAKSRGLAALLGEQVTAPLHIDHVPDLGERKVAWDHVSFEGFLGTAMSLQLSWDGYDSTLAAPLVLDLARLVAGAHAAGQRGPLGALAFFFKDPLGSEEHRLAQQEQELASWARRIAVAR, encoded by the coding sequence ATGGCAGGCAGAAGCGGACTCTGGCTGATCGGCGGCAGGGGATCGGTGGCAACCACGGCCGTCTGCGGCCTCGCCGCGCTGCGGGCCGGGCTCGTTCCCGCGACCGGCAGCGTCAGCGAACGGCTCGGCCTCGACCCGGCCGTCTTCCCCGGCTGGTCCGAGCTGGTCACCGGCGGTCATGACCTCGTCCCCACGCCGCTGGGCAAGCGGGCGGAGGAGCTCGCCGCCGCCGGTGTGCTGCCCGGCTGGCTCCCGTCGGCGGTCGCCGAGGAACTCGACGCCGCCGACCGGGAGATCCGCCGCGGCTACGACCCGGCCGACCCGGCCGACCAGCCGCCCACCCAGGCCGAGGCCGCGGCCCGACTCGCCGCCGACATCGCGGAGTTCCGGCGCTCGCACGGCCTGGAGCGGGTCGTGGTGGTCAACGTGTCCTCCACCGAGCCCCCGCTCCCGCCGGCCCCCGAACTCGCCGACCTCGCCGCCCTCGAACCGGCCCTCGCCCAGGCCGGACGGCGGGTGCTCGGCCCGTCCGCCCTCGCCGCGTACGCCGCGTTCTCGGCCGACTGCCCGTACGTCGACTTCACCCCGTCGCCCGGCCTGCGCATCCCGGCGGTCACCGAACTCGCGGACCGGCGCGGCCTGCCGTACGCGGGCTGCGACGGCAAGACCGGCGAGACCCTGCTGCGCAGCGCGCTGGCACCGATGTTCATCGCCCGCGGGCTGCGGGTGCGGTCCTGGGCGGGGACCAATCTGCTCGGCGGCGGGGACGGCGCCAACCTCGGCCAGGAGGGCCGCGCCCAGGGCAAGTTGGCGGCGAAGTCGCGCGGGCTGGCCGCGCTGCTCGGCGAGCAGGTCACCGCGCCGCTGCACATCGACCACGTGCCGGACCTCGGCGAGCGCAAGGTCGCCTGGGACCACGTCTCCTTCGAGGGCTTCCTGGGCACCGCGATGAGCCTCCAACTGAGCTGGGACGGCTACGACTCGACGCTGGCCGCGCCGCTGGTCCTCGACCTCGCCCGCCTGGTGGCCGGGGCCCACGCGGCCGGACAGCGCGGGCCGCTCGGCGCGCTGGCCTTCTTCTTCAAGGACCCGCTCGGCAGCGAGGAGCACCGACTCGCCCAGCAGGAGCAGGAGTTGGCGTCCTGGGCGCGGCGGATCGCGGTGGCCCGATGA
- a CDS encoding PQQ-dependent sugar dehydrogenase → MADGLDFPTSLAFDDQGRVYLAESGLPFGGAAPGGRIWRLEPGTDTSARTLLADGLAAPVTGLLWHQGHLYVSEGGAGRITRIGPDGGRTVIVDGMPGPGNYHIDMAVAGQDGKLYFAQGAMSNLGIIGLDAYELGWLGRLPHSYDVPGLDVVLTGVNVTTDDPLAGRPGAKTTTGAFVPFGTPTTPGQRIPAGLPCSAAVLRCDLDGGNLELVAWGMRNAFGLGFLPDGRLLAVDQGADDRGSRPIGNAPDLLFEVREGAWYGWPDFVGGIPVTDPAFKPTRGPQPTFLLANHDELPAPERPVLDFESHVAATKFAVAPPRSPLAGQLVVTLFGDEAPMTLPPGGPQLGRDLLLVDPADWSTRGLPAGPPLHRPIDVGFAPGDDALLILDFGEFEMTDHGVEARKGTGRLWRWTGWDQA, encoded by the coding sequence ATGGCCGATGGACTGGACTTCCCGACCAGCCTGGCCTTCGACGACCAGGGCCGGGTCTACCTGGCCGAGTCCGGACTCCCCTTCGGAGGCGCCGCCCCGGGCGGCCGGATCTGGCGTCTGGAACCGGGAACCGACACCTCCGCGCGCACGCTGCTCGCCGACGGCCTGGCCGCCCCGGTGACCGGGCTGCTCTGGCACCAGGGCCACCTGTACGTCTCCGAGGGCGGTGCCGGCCGGATCACCCGGATCGGCCCGGACGGCGGGCGGACGGTCATCGTCGACGGCATGCCGGGGCCCGGCAACTACCACATCGACATGGCCGTGGCCGGGCAGGACGGGAAGCTGTACTTCGCCCAGGGGGCGATGTCCAACCTGGGGATCATCGGCCTGGACGCCTACGAACTCGGCTGGCTGGGACGGCTTCCGCACTCCTACGACGTCCCCGGCCTCGACGTGGTGCTCACCGGCGTCAACGTCACCACCGACGACCCGCTGGCCGGGCGGCCCGGCGCGAAGACCACCACCGGGGCGTTCGTCCCGTTCGGCACCCCGACCACCCCCGGGCAGCGGATACCCGCCGGACTGCCGTGCAGCGCGGCCGTGCTCCGCTGCGACCTCGACGGCGGCAACCTGGAGCTGGTCGCCTGGGGCATGCGCAACGCCTTCGGCCTGGGCTTCCTGCCGGACGGCCGGCTGCTGGCCGTCGACCAGGGCGCCGACGACCGCGGCAGCCGGCCGATCGGCAACGCCCCGGACCTGCTGTTCGAGGTCCGCGAGGGTGCCTGGTACGGCTGGCCGGACTTCGTCGGCGGCATCCCGGTGACGGACCCGGCATTCAAGCCCACCCGCGGCCCGCAGCCGACCTTCCTGCTCGCCAACCACGACGAACTCCCCGCCCCCGAACGGCCGGTGCTCGACTTCGAGTCCCACGTCGCGGCCACCAAGTTCGCCGTGGCCCCGCCGCGGTCGCCGCTGGCCGGGCAGCTGGTGGTCACGCTGTTCGGGGACGAGGCGCCGATGACCCTGCCGCCGGGCGGTCCGCAGCTCGGCCGCGACCTGCTGCTGGTCGACCCGGCCGACTGGTCCACCCGGGGCCTGCCCGCCGGCCCGCCGCTGCACCGGCCGATCGACGTCGGCTTCGCCCCGGGCGACGACGCGCTGCTGATCCTGGACTTCGGCGAGTTCGAGATGACCGACCACGGCGTCGAGGCCCGCAAGGGCACCGGCCGGCTCTGGCGCTGGACCGGCTGGGACCAGGCCTGA
- a CDS encoding outer membrane protein assembly factor BamB family protein, which translates to MSIILRTRGVGRRGRRTPGWAGFTALAALVLAIGPGMAAPGPEAAPDPAAVAESHGRGAHARDWPLSNGDLTNTRNVTRTAIDSRTVKDLKVKWRLPLEGKPTFAGVMASNPIVVGDTVYLINLDSDVTAVDKETGKVRWKRVFDSPSVGPNGVAYSHGLLFGTTFTGVFALDPATGRTVWTRELIPAGQGGIDVAPHVYEDTVVVSTVPNTFGKYVPGAMGTIYALDAATGKERWNFNTIKDGDLWGHPEINSGGGTWYAPALDSHGRLFVTIANPAPLPGTPEYPNGASRPGPNLYTNCLLAIDSRTGKLLWYQATAPHDIRDYDLQDPPIVTTTQVNGVRTEVVLAAGKMGKVFAYRADNGTPLWTLSVGTHMNDEGPLPDTPTVVMPGILGGVETPMALSRGRLFVPWVDTPSTLTATGGLQLPDYSVGRGGLTAADVSTGKVLWKRDLPQMALGAATVANDVVFTSTFDGQVFAFDTATGKTLWCDKTPAGIISFPAISGNTLFVGAGTPGLSGSSQFELIAYSL; encoded by the coding sequence TTGTCCATCATCCTCAGGACCCGCGGCGTCGGGCGCCGCGGGCGCCGCACCCCCGGCTGGGCCGGATTCACCGCGCTGGCAGCCCTCGTGCTGGCGATCGGGCCCGGCATGGCCGCCCCAGGGCCGGAAGCCGCGCCCGATCCGGCGGCCGTCGCGGAGAGCCACGGCCGCGGGGCCCACGCACGGGACTGGCCGCTCTCCAACGGCGATCTGACCAACACCCGCAACGTGACCCGGACTGCGATCGACTCCCGGACCGTCAAGGACCTCAAGGTCAAGTGGCGGCTGCCACTGGAGGGCAAGCCGACCTTCGCCGGCGTCATGGCCTCCAATCCGATCGTGGTCGGCGACACCGTCTACCTGATCAATCTGGACTCGGACGTCACCGCGGTGGACAAGGAGACCGGGAAGGTCCGCTGGAAGCGCGTCTTCGACAGCCCCTCGGTCGGGCCGAACGGCGTCGCGTACTCCCACGGCCTGCTCTTCGGGACGACGTTCACCGGCGTCTTCGCCCTCGACCCGGCGACCGGCCGGACGGTCTGGACGCGGGAACTGATCCCGGCCGGCCAGGGCGGCATCGACGTCGCGCCCCACGTGTACGAGGACACCGTGGTGGTCAGCACCGTCCCGAACACCTTCGGCAAGTACGTGCCGGGCGCCATGGGCACCATCTACGCGCTGGACGCCGCCACCGGCAAGGAGCGCTGGAACTTCAACACCATCAAGGACGGCGACCTCTGGGGCCATCCGGAGATCAACAGCGGCGGCGGCACCTGGTACGCGCCGGCCCTCGACTCGCACGGGCGGCTCTTCGTCACCATCGCCAACCCCGCCCCGCTCCCCGGGACTCCCGAGTACCCCAACGGCGCCAGCCGACCGGGCCCCAACCTCTACACCAACTGCCTGCTGGCCATCGACAGCAGGACCGGCAAGCTGCTCTGGTACCAGGCGACCGCGCCGCACGACATCCGGGACTACGACCTCCAGGACCCGCCGATCGTCACCACCACCCAGGTCAACGGCGTGCGCACCGAAGTCGTGCTCGCCGCGGGCAAGATGGGCAAGGTCTTCGCCTACCGGGCCGACAACGGCACCCCGCTGTGGACACTGTCGGTCGGCACCCACATGAACGACGAGGGCCCGCTGCCGGACACCCCGACCGTCGTCATGCCGGGCATCCTCGGCGGCGTCGAGACCCCGATGGCGCTCTCCCGCGGCCGGCTGTTCGTGCCGTGGGTCGACACCCCGAGCACGCTCACCGCCACCGGTGGGCTCCAACTGCCCGACTACAGCGTCGGCCGCGGCGGCCTCACGGCGGCGGACGTGTCCACCGGCAAGGTGCTCTGGAAGCGGGACCTGCCGCAGATGGCGCTCGGGGCCGCCACGGTGGCCAACGACGTGGTCTTCACCTCCACCTTCGACGGCCAGGTCTTCGCCTTCGACACCGCCACCGGCAAGACGCTCTGGTGCGACAAGACGCCGGCCGGCATCATCTCCTTCCCCGCCATCAGCGGGAACACGCTGTTCGTCGGTGCGGGCACACCCGGGCTCTCGGGCTCCTCGCAGTTCGAGCTGATCGCCTACTCGCTCTGA
- a CDS encoding epoxide hydrolase family protein: protein MRPFRIDIPQEALDDLNRRLAATRWPGELPGVGWERGVPLGYLKELAEYWRTGFDWRKAEEHLNSFPQFLTEIDGVDVHFLHVRSPEPGAVPLVITHGWPGSVAEFLDVIGPLTDPRAHGGDAADAFHVVVPALPGYGFSGRPQETGWDTARVGRAWAELMHRLGYERYLVQGGDWGMPVSLQLALADPEHVAGVHLNMLATFPPQDPAELAKLAGSDLARLQFAAHFEQDGAGWRKIQSTRPQTLSYGLTDSPVGQLAWIVEKFKEWTAAESVPEDAVSRDRLLTNAAIYWFTASAGSSAQLYYESNRLDVDFIRTWAGPWPLAAPVGVAVFPEDAVRPIRQWAEQILPTLTHWSEFDRGGHFAALEEPELFVGDVRAFARQVRQLP from the coding sequence ATGCGTCCCTTCCGTATCGACATCCCGCAGGAAGCCCTCGACGATCTGAACCGCCGGCTCGCGGCGACCCGCTGGCCCGGTGAACTGCCGGGCGTGGGCTGGGAGCGCGGGGTGCCGCTCGGCTACCTGAAGGAGCTGGCCGAGTACTGGCGCACCGGCTTCGACTGGCGCAAGGCCGAGGAGCACCTGAACTCGTTCCCGCAGTTCCTGACCGAGATCGACGGCGTGGACGTCCACTTCCTGCACGTCCGCTCGCCGGAGCCGGGCGCCGTGCCGTTGGTCATCACCCACGGCTGGCCCGGCTCGGTGGCCGAATTCCTGGACGTCATCGGGCCGTTGACCGACCCGCGGGCGCACGGCGGCGACGCCGCCGACGCCTTCCACGTGGTCGTCCCCGCGCTGCCCGGGTACGGCTTCTCCGGCCGGCCGCAGGAGACCGGCTGGGACACCGCCCGGGTCGGCCGGGCCTGGGCCGAGCTGATGCACCGGCTCGGCTACGAGCGCTACCTGGTCCAGGGCGGCGACTGGGGCATGCCGGTCTCGCTCCAGCTCGCCCTGGCCGATCCGGAGCACGTCGCGGGCGTGCACCTCAACATGCTCGCCACCTTCCCGCCGCAGGATCCGGCGGAACTGGCGAAGCTGGCCGGCTCGGACCTGGCCCGGCTGCAGTTCGCCGCGCACTTCGAGCAGGACGGGGCCGGCTGGCGGAAGATCCAGTCCACCCGGCCGCAGACCCTCAGCTACGGTCTGACCGACTCTCCGGTGGGGCAACTCGCCTGGATCGTCGAGAAGTTCAAGGAGTGGACGGCCGCCGAGTCGGTGCCGGAGGACGCGGTGAGCCGCGACCGCCTGCTGACCAACGCCGCGATCTACTGGTTCACGGCCTCCGCCGGTTCCAGCGCCCAGCTCTACTACGAGTCCAACCGGCTCGACGTGGACTTCATCCGCACCTGGGCCGGCCCCTGGCCGCTGGCCGCGCCGGTCGGGGTGGCCGTGTTCCCCGAGGACGCCGTCCGGCCGATCCGCCAGTGGGCCGAGCAGATCCTGCCGACCCTCACCCACTGGTCCGAGTTCGACCGCGGCGGGCACTTCGCGGCGCTGGAGGAACCCGAGCTGTTCGTCGGCGACGTCCGCGCCTTCGCCCGCCAGGTGCGCCAACTCCCCTGA
- a CDS encoding SgcJ/EcaC family oxidoreductase, with the protein MSATPSSKTTEAALRAVPEQIVAAWAQHDADGFAEAFTEDATLILPGDIYLTSRQAIRAFMTQAFAGPFKGTRVTGQPTSIRALADGVAVLVTQGGVLAPGDTEVTAERAIRATWVLAKQGDDWRIASYQNTPIAG; encoded by the coding sequence ATGTCCGCCACTCCCTCGTCCAAGACCACCGAAGCCGCCCTGCGCGCCGTCCCCGAGCAGATCGTCGCGGCCTGGGCGCAGCACGACGCCGACGGCTTCGCCGAGGCGTTCACCGAGGACGCGACCCTGATCCTGCCCGGGGACATCTACCTGACGAGCCGTCAGGCGATCCGCGCCTTCATGACGCAGGCCTTCGCGGGCCCGTTCAAGGGCACCCGGGTCACCGGGCAGCCGACGTCGATCCGTGCGCTGGCCGACGGCGTGGCCGTGCTGGTCACCCAGGGCGGCGTGCTGGCCCCCGGGGACACCGAGGTGACGGCCGAGCGGGCGATCCGCGCGACCTGGGTGCTGGCCAAGCAGGGCGACGACTGGCGGATCGCCTCGTACCAGAACACCCCGATCGCCGGCTGA
- a CDS encoding acyl-CoA dehydrogenase family protein: protein MTAKESPSREELVSRAAELVPLLQKNAVWHEENRRLSDDTLAALADSGLLQLRVPVRYGGYESDMRTVVDVIAELARGDGSTAWVMSVYAISSWMAGLFPDEVQDEIFTAPGVRVSGILSPTAVAVPAEGGVLLNGKWSFNSGSLHSSWNTNAAVLMTPEGPQPIMVAVPLAELEIVDDWHTVGLRGSGSVTTIATDLFVPEARVLPMVPVLQGRHRSVANAESPIYRAPFMPTACATVAAPALGLGRAAREAFFERLPGRKISYTDYTEQSEAPVTHLQVADAITRIDEAEFHAHRAAALIDTKGPTGEEWTLEERARIRLDLGGVCARTKEAVDILNTASGGSSIYSAVPIQRIERDVQALNLHAILHPNTNLELYGRIACGLGPNTLYL from the coding sequence ATGACAGCCAAGGAATCCCCGTCGAGGGAAGAACTCGTCAGCCGCGCAGCAGAGTTGGTGCCGCTGCTGCAGAAGAACGCGGTGTGGCACGAGGAGAACCGCCGACTGTCCGACGACACCCTGGCCGCCCTGGCCGACTCCGGGCTGCTGCAGCTGCGGGTACCGGTCCGCTACGGCGGCTACGAGTCGGACATGCGCACCGTCGTGGACGTGATCGCCGAGCTGGCCCGCGGCGACGGCTCCACGGCCTGGGTCATGTCGGTCTACGCGATCAGCTCCTGGATGGCCGGCCTCTTCCCGGACGAGGTGCAGGACGAGATCTTCACCGCCCCCGGGGTCCGCGTCAGCGGCATCCTCAGCCCGACCGCGGTCGCCGTCCCGGCCGAGGGCGGCGTGCTGCTCAACGGCAAGTGGTCATTCAACTCCGGTTCCCTGCACAGCAGCTGGAACACCAACGCGGCCGTGCTGATGACCCCGGAGGGGCCGCAGCCGATCATGGTGGCGGTCCCGCTCGCGGAGCTGGAGATCGTCGACGACTGGCACACCGTCGGCCTGCGCGGCTCCGGCAGCGTGACCACCATCGCCACCGACCTGTTCGTCCCCGAGGCGCGGGTGCTGCCGATGGTCCCGGTCCTCCAGGGCCGGCACCGCTCCGTCGCGAACGCCGAATCCCCCATCTACCGGGCGCCGTTCATGCCCACCGCCTGTGCCACGGTGGCCGCGCCCGCCCTCGGGCTGGGCCGCGCCGCCCGGGAGGCGTTCTTCGAGCGGCTCCCCGGTCGGAAGATCAGCTACACCGACTACACCGAGCAGTCCGAGGCCCCGGTGACCCACCTCCAGGTGGCCGACGCCATCACCAGGATCGACGAGGCCGAGTTCCACGCCCACCGCGCCGCCGCCCTGATCGACACCAAGGGCCCCACCGGCGAGGAGTGGACGCTGGAGGAGCGGGCCAGGATCAGGCTCGACCTCGGCGGGGTCTGCGCGCGCACCAAGGAGGCGGTGGACATCCTCAACACCGCCAGCGGCGGCTCCTCGATCTACTCCGCCGTCCCGATCCAGCGCATCGAGCGGGACGTCCAGGCCCTCAACCTGCACGCCATCCTCCACCCGAACACCAACCTCGAACTCTACGGCCGGATCGCCTGCGGCCTCGGGCCCAACACCCTGTACCTGTAG
- a CDS encoding cytochrome P450 family protein has product MENPAPVVLDPAGRDIHGEAARIRANGPVARIELPGGVLAWSIADQELARQALSDHRLSKDPRQHWTAFAEGRIGEDFPLIGWVLMDNLTTRYGADHTRLRKLTAGAFTPRRVEALRPEVQKAVDELLDELDGCAPGEVVDLKARFARPMPARVICDLFGVPAEDRVQMLRGGEANIDTTLTPEESAANVAQWHREMAEFVESKRRDPGDDLTSDLVQAQAEDGSRLNDSELVGTLHLLLATGTEPVMNLLANATRALLTHPEQLALLKNGKVSWADVIEETLRAEAPVAHLPFRFAVEDIELGGVVIAKGEPVLINFAAAGRDRTVHGDSAHTFDATRPNKEHLSFGHGIYRCIGMPLARMEAEIALAALFRRFPDLELAVPAQDLSPQVTFIMNGVETLPVRLTPQSR; this is encoded by the coding sequence ATGGAAAACCCCGCCCCCGTCGTCCTCGACCCCGCCGGACGCGACATCCACGGCGAGGCCGCCCGGATCCGGGCCAACGGCCCGGTCGCCCGGATCGAACTGCCCGGCGGCGTGCTCGCCTGGTCGATCGCCGACCAGGAGCTCGCCCGGCAGGCCCTGTCCGACCACCGCCTCTCCAAGGACCCGCGGCAGCACTGGACGGCCTTCGCCGAGGGCCGGATCGGCGAGGACTTTCCGCTCATCGGCTGGGTGCTGATGGACAACCTCACCACCCGGTACGGCGCCGACCACACCCGGCTGCGGAAGCTGACCGCCGGCGCCTTCACCCCGCGTCGCGTCGAGGCGCTGCGGCCCGAGGTGCAGAAGGCCGTCGACGAGCTGCTGGACGAACTCGACGGCTGCGCACCCGGCGAGGTGGTGGACCTCAAGGCCCGCTTCGCCCGCCCGATGCCGGCCCGGGTGATCTGCGACCTGTTCGGCGTGCCCGCCGAGGACCGCGTGCAGATGCTGCGCGGCGGCGAGGCGAACATCGACACCACCCTCACCCCCGAGGAGTCGGCCGCCAACGTCGCCCAGTGGCACCGGGAGATGGCGGAGTTCGTCGAGTCCAAGCGCCGCGACCCCGGGGACGACCTGACCAGCGACCTGGTCCAGGCCCAGGCGGAGGACGGCTCCCGGCTGAACGACTCCGAACTCGTCGGCACCCTGCACCTGTTGCTCGCCACCGGCACCGAGCCGGTGATGAACCTGCTGGCCAACGCGACCCGCGCCCTGCTCACCCACCCCGAGCAGCTGGCGCTGCTGAAGAACGGCAAGGTGAGCTGGGCGGACGTGATCGAGGAGACGCTGCGCGCCGAGGCGCCCGTCGCCCACCTGCCGTTCCGCTTCGCCGTCGAGGACATCGAGCTCGGCGGTGTGGTCATCGCCAAGGGCGAGCCGGTTCTGATCAACTTCGCGGCGGCGGGCCGCGACCGCACCGTCCACGGCGACAGCGCGCACACCTTCGACGCCACCCGGCCGAACAAGGAACACCTCTCCTTCGGCCACGGCATCTACCGCTGCATCGGCATGCCGCTGGCCCGGATGGAGGCCGAGATCGCCCTCGCCGCGCTGTTCCGGCGCTTCCCCGACCTCGAACTCGCCGTCCCCGCACAGGACCTGTCGCCGCAGGTCACCTTCATCATGAACGGCGTGGAGACCCTCCCGGTCCGCCTCACGCCGCAGAGCCGCTGA
- a CDS encoding alcohol dehydrogenase catalytic domain-containing protein yields the protein MWAAVVPEAKARWELREIPTPKAGPGQVLIRVHACGVCHNDLWVSQGVFPFPPLDPVVVGHEAAGEVVDVGPGVTTRRVGDRVGTTWVQSTCGRCEYCRLNLPLTGQSGMNCPESVMSGLTVQGGHAEYVAVAADSTVLLPDALSYENAAPVLCAGYTAWSALRAAKPEPHERVAVLGIGGLGHLAVQFAHAAGFETVAVTSSPDKHGLARTLGADHVVADGEQLRAAGGADVVLVTGTSYRAATDTLQGLRPNGRLVLATIDPVNSFTIPPTSPFWAQRQQVIGATHNGLDQLTEALDLVASGAVTPMVETFAKERVAEALDRVERGEVRFRAVVSYA from the coding sequence ATGTGGGCAGCTGTCGTACCCGAGGCGAAGGCGCGCTGGGAACTGCGCGAGATCCCCACCCCGAAGGCCGGGCCCGGTCAGGTGCTGATCCGGGTGCACGCCTGCGGGGTCTGCCACAACGACCTGTGGGTCAGCCAGGGCGTGTTCCCCTTCCCGCCGCTCGACCCGGTGGTGGTCGGACACGAGGCCGCGGGCGAGGTCGTCGACGTCGGCCCGGGCGTGACCACCCGCCGGGTCGGTGACCGGGTGGGCACCACCTGGGTGCAGTCCACCTGCGGCCGGTGCGAGTACTGCCGGCTCAACCTCCCGCTCACCGGACAGTCCGGCATGAACTGCCCGGAGTCGGTGATGAGCGGCCTCACCGTCCAGGGCGGCCACGCCGAGTACGTGGCGGTCGCGGCCGACAGCACCGTGCTGCTGCCGGACGCCCTCTCGTACGAGAACGCCGCGCCCGTGCTGTGCGCCGGGTACACCGCGTGGAGCGCGCTGCGCGCCGCGAAGCCGGAGCCGCACGAGCGGGTCGCGGTCCTCGGGATCGGCGGACTCGGCCACCTCGCCGTGCAGTTCGCCCACGCCGCCGGCTTCGAGACGGTGGCCGTCACCAGCTCCCCGGACAAGCACGGCCTGGCCCGGACGCTCGGCGCGGACCACGTGGTCGCCGACGGGGAGCAGCTGCGGGCGGCCGGCGGCGCCGACGTCGTCCTGGTGACCGGCACCTCCTACCGGGCCGCCACCGACACCCTGCAGGGCCTGCGGCCGAACGGCCGGCTCGTGCTCGCCACCATCGACCCGGTGAACTCCTTCACGATTCCGCCCACCAGCCCGTTCTGGGCGCAGCGCCAGCAGGTGATCGGCGCCACCCACAACGGCCTCGACCAGCTCACCGAAGCCCTCGACCTGGTCGCCTCCGGGGCCGTCACCCCGATGGTGGAGACCTTCGCCAAGGAGCGGGTCGCCGAGGCGCTCGACCGGGTCGAGCGCGGCGAGGTCCGCTTCCGCGCGGTCGTCAGCTACGCCTGA